One Macrobrachium rosenbergii isolate ZJJX-2024 chromosome 10, ASM4041242v1, whole genome shotgun sequence DNA window includes the following coding sequences:
- the LOC136842870 gene encoding DNA polymerase kappa-like: MPHSGEQTPATEVSAVPAADPSDKMEEPNPAVKTGPGGCPTGPQMMALNTHKAGMEGLDAEKINEIIQKASEGSRFYQHKQKCQDRLNAKIAEMMKAKDSFSEQQISKAIKQMDQLIDELELERDLTQTIVHVDMDMFYAAVEMRDDPSLRDKPMAVGGTGMLSTSNYAARKFGVRAAMPGFIGKKLCPELIIVPPNFTKYKKSSKEVQEVFAEYDPNFSPMSLDEAYLNITEYMKKNAHLYVEDAEDDTDGGHLAESIVKELREKIHKKTSLTASAGIAPNTRLAKVCSDMNKPNGQFYLPPNRQVILDFMSSLPVRKVSGIGNVTEQQLSALGVNVCSDLLEKRGLLRLLFSDINYNYFMRIVLGLGSTSLEAWTERDRKSISTETTFRGTADKNFLFQQIEDLCQELADELSEKDIHGKVFTLKIKTIDFKVKTKAHSFLEATRSCEALMTTARRLLQQEMDMISPEPLSLRLIGVRMSSLLSSSEVGSARQVTITDLFSKAGHSKSLESVKSSKAGVNIHSEIAEKLENNHDLIVQNLGAEQTVSDKGDVCPTSLRTSSSNIDCVASKIENSKTLCIDSFLTKSEKTKDTPMNKSFECPVCNKEIPTTSIAKFNIHVDECLEDSAFQQERSDTDDAVDNSVLDPAVREDVTACQKFSSVVCSSEKEGSVSNLGNEPARTDSTNVQSHEMLTCPVCNQRQFFDVNLLNEHLDECLNKKTIDEIVREKECSSDATSQNLQGSAGSSFPGPGKSTNKKKKTVQGKGRPSKKVKTSNNTLRKYFSP; this comes from the exons ATGCCTCATTCAGGAGAGCAGACCCCTGCTACTGAAGTGTCAGCAgttcctgctgctgatccatcagacaaaatggaggaaCCTAATCCAGCTGTCAAGACTGGACCCGGTGGTTGTCCCACAGGACCACAGATGATGGCACTCAACACTCATAAGGCAGGGATGGAAG GCCTGGATGCTGAGAAAATCAATGAAATTATCCAAAAAGCATCAGAAGGCTCCAGGTTTTATCAGCATAAGCAGAAATGTCAAGATAGACTCAATGCCAAGATAGCTGAAATGATGAAAGCCAAGGATTCATTCTCCGAACAACAGATCAGCAAGGCAATAAAACAG ATGGACCAGTTGATAGATGAACTAGAACTGGAGCGTGACTTAACCCAGACAATTGTTCATGTGGATATGGACATGTTTTATGCTGCAGTGGAAATGAGAGATGATCCATCATTAAG GGATAAACCAATGGCTGTCGGGGGCACAGGTATGCTGTCGACCAGCAATTATGCAGCTCGTAAATTTGGCGTGAGAGCAGCAATGCCCGGCTTTATTGGTAAAAAGCTTTGCCCAGAGCTTATCATTGTACCACCAAACTTCACAAAGTACAAAAAAAGCAGTAAAGAAGTTCAGGAAGTTTTCGCCGAATATGATCCAAACTTCAGTCCTATGTCCTTAGATGAGGCTTACCTGAATATTACAGAGTACATGAAGAAGAATGCTCACCTTTATGTTGAAGATGCTGAGGATG atacgGATGGTGGACACTTGGCAGAAAGTATTGTCAAAGAGCTAAGAGAAAAAATTCACAAGAAAACGTCATTGACTGCAAGTGCAG GAATTGCGCCAAACACACGTCTAGCTAAGGTGTGCAGTGATATGAATAAACCAAATGGACAGTTTTACTTACCTCCAAATAGGCaagttattttggattttatgtcTTCACTCCCAGTACGAAAG GTGAGTGGCATTGGAAATGTAACAGAACAACAGCTCAGTGCTTTAGGAGTTAATGTTTGCTCCGATTTATTAGAAAAACGAGGCTTACTGAGGCTTCTTTTCAGTGATATAAATTATAACTATTTTATGAGGATTGTCCTGGGTTTAGGTAGTACAAGTTTGGAGGCCTGGACAGAAAGAGATAGAAAATCAATAAGCACGGAAACCACCTTCCGAGGAACAGCAGATAAGAACTTTCTGTTTCAGCAAATTGAAGATCTTTGTCAAGAATTAGCTGATGAGTTATCAGAAAAAGATATACATGGGAAGGTATTCACTTTGAAGATTAAAACCATCGATTTCAAGGTAAAGACAAAAGCTCATTCCTTCTTAGAAGCTACCCGCTCTTGTGAAGCACTGATGACCACTGCACGACGACTCCTCCAGCAGGAAATGGACATGATATCACCCGAGCCACTGTCACTTCGTTTGATAGGTGTTCGTATGTCGTCGTTATTGAGCTCTTCTGAAGTGGGTTCAGCTCGCCAGGTTACCATTACTGATCTGTTTTCAAAAGCAGGTCATTCCAAGAGTTTGGAATCTGTTAAATCTTCAAAGGCAGGTGTTAACATTCATAGTGAAATAGCTGAAAAGTTAGAGAATAATCATGACCTAATAGTACAAAACTTAGGTGCAGAACAAACTGTTAGTGACAAAGGAGATGTTTGTCCTACTTCTTTAAGAACTTCCAGCAGTAATATTGACTGTGTTGCAAGCAAAATTGAAAACAGTAAAACTCTTTGTATTGATAGTTTTTTAACTAAATCAGAAAAGACAAAAGATACTCCCATGAATAAGAGTTTTGAGTGTCCAGTGTGCAATAAAGAAATACCAACAACTTCTATTGCAAAGTTTAATATCCATGTTGATGAGTGTCTAGAAGATTCTGCATTTCAGCAAGAAAGGTCTGACACTGATGATGCTGTGGATAATTCAGTTTTAGACCCCGCAGTCAGGGAAGATGTGACAGCATGCCAGAAATTCAGCAGTGTAGTGTGTTCCAGTGAAAAGGAAGGTAGTGTAAGCAATCTTGGAAATGAACCTGCTAGGACTGACTCAACAAATGTGCAAAGCCACGAGATGCTTACATGCCCCGTCTGTAATCAGCGTCAGTTTTTTGACGTAAACCTCCTGAATGAACATTTAGATGAATGTCTGAACAAGAAGACAATAGATGAGATCGTCCGTGAGAAAGAATGTTCATCAGACGCTACTTCTCAGAACCTGCAAGGGAGTGCTGGCAGTAGTTTCCCCGGGCCAGGAAAGAGcacaaacaagaagaaaaagacagtGCAGGGAAAGGGTCGTCCCAGCAAGAAAGTGAAGACTAGTAATAACacattgagaaaatatttttctccttaG